In one Salvelinus fontinalis isolate EN_2023a chromosome 16, ASM2944872v1, whole genome shotgun sequence genomic region, the following are encoded:
- the LOC129812533 gene encoding potassium voltage-gated channel subfamily S member 3-like encodes MLYGQILHRRGTDESFLNLNVGGFKQRVERSILQRFPRTRLGCLLGCVSEEAILELCDDFSPTDKEYYFDRNPRFFRYVLNFYHTGKIHLMEELCVFSFSQEIEYWGIKALHLDSCCSNKFQEQREFAEDKDWDRRSDEQHQQFGSIDSSMEDLSTIDQDLEKFEGTWCSEVRKNIWLCLENPGYSRLAKVIAVASLVMVLTSIVAMCIHSIPEFHQVDLNDKEIEDPVLAIFEAVCVVSFSVEFLVRLSVAPCPRKFLSNVLNIIDFVSIVPFYATLAFETVDEENEELENVGKVVQILRLMRIFRILKLARHSAGLRSLGATLRHSYHEVGLLMLFLYVGISIFSALIYFVEKESEESDITTIPVGWWWATISMTTVGYGDTCPVTVLGKLVATLCIICGLLVVALPITIIFNKFSMYYQRQKAMDADQSNNEAELCNSNDSKIPDPSIPCFNVGDLYTQKMNSFIGSISVRSSVGNDKDTDISSIQDGETTCILRGT; translated from the coding sequence ATGCTGTATGGCCAGATCCTTCACAGGCGTGGCACAGACGAAAGCTTCCTCAACCTTAATGTGGGCGGCTTTAAGCAGCGCGTGGAGCGCAGCATCCTGCAGCGCTTTCCCAGGACCCGCCTGGGGTGCCTGTTGGGCTGCGTCTCCGAGGAGGCCATCCTGGAGCTTTGCGATGACTTCAGCCCCACCGACAAGGAGTACTACTTTGACCGCAACCCGCGTTTCTTCCGCTATGTCCTTAACTTCTACCACACGGGCAAGATCCACCTGATGGAGGAGCTGTGTGTCTTCTCCTTCAGCCAGGAGATTGAGTACTGGGGCATCAAGGCGCTCCACCTGGACTCCTGCTGCAGCAACAAGTTTCAGGAGCAGAGGGAGTTTGCAGAGGACAAGGACTGGGACCGGAGGAGTGATGAACAACATCAGCAGTTTGGGAGCATTGACTCATCCATGGAGGATCTCTCAACTATAGACCAGGACTTGGAGAAGTTTGAGGGCACCTGGTGCTCGGAGGTCCGCAAGAACATCTGGCTGTGCCTGGAGAACCCGGGCTACTCACGTTTGGCCAAGGTGATCGCCGTGGCCTCGCTGGTCATGGTGCTGACCTCCATCGTGGCCATGTGCATCCACAGCATTCCCGAGTTCCACCAGGTGGACCTCAATGACAAGGAGATTGAAGACCCAGTGCTGGCTATCTTCGAGGCTGTGTGCGTTGTCAGCTTCTCTGTGGAGTTCCTGGTGCGGCTGTCCGTGGCACCGTGCCCCCGGAAGTTCCTGAGTAACGTGCTCAACATCATTGACTTTGTGTCCATCGTGCCTTTCTACGCCACGTTGGCCTTTGAGACGGTGGACGAGGAGAACGAGGAGCTGGAAAACGTGGGGAAGGTGGTACAGATCCTGCGGCTGATGCGCATCTTCCGCATCCTCAAGCTGGCACGCCACTCAGCGGGGCTGCGCTCGCTGGGTGCCACGCTAAGGCATAGCTACCATGAGGTGGGCCTCCTGATGCTCTTTCTCTATGTGGGTATTTCCATCTTCTCCGCCCTCATCTACTTTGTGGAGAAGGAGTCAGAGGAGTCAGACATAACGACCATCCCTGTGGGCTGGTGGTGGGCCACTATTAGCATGACGACGGTGGGCTACGGAGACACCTGCCCAGTGACGGTGTTAGGGAAGCTAGTGGCAACCCTGTGCATCATCTGTGGGCTGCTGGTGGTGGCTCTGCCCATCACCATTATCTTCAACAAGTTCTCCATGTACTACCAAAGGCAAAAGGCCATGGATGCCGATCAGAGCAATAACGAGGCGGAGCTATGCAATAGTAACGATAGTAAGATCCCCGACCCCAGTATACCTTGCTTTAATGTCGGGGACCTGTACACCCAAAAGATGAACTCATTCATCGGCAGTATCTCTGTCAGGAGCAGCGTCGGCAATGATAAGGACACAGACATCTCGAGTATCCAGGATGGAGAGACGACTTGTATCCTGAGGGGCACTTGA